Proteins from one Ananas comosus cultivar F153 linkage group 5, ASM154086v1, whole genome shotgun sequence genomic window:
- the LOC109709776 gene encoding BTB/POZ domain-containing protein POB1-like — MDSSGLRRSWRYPNLGGGGGGGGDSLSTVDSWGFGRSSGESNLGSAFDAAESANRVIRVEIVAEPPAESRPGNGGGLRRHRKRRSDEEEFDLNNSEPESEEEYEAYEENYDDKEAVALIGVSPPGDDSSWRTECSQVLRVKSIYICSAIFAAESPFFDKLFSNGMKESEQQHVTLKINASEEAAVMELLRFMCNGNLSTTSPSLLLDVLVAADKFQVVSCMRHCSWLLANLPMTADLAFFYLNLPCSVSMPDAVLPLTNAATDFLATEFKDLTKHQNVVMDFPLSVIEAILSRNDLKETSEDEVYNFALKWARARYPEPEERREILNSRLLPLIRFSRMSCSKLRTVLECSEFDSKLARKFVLEALLFKAEKPHHQKALLQGESTSQMFAERDYHYHPVKVVEFDQPFPQSVAFLDLKREECAKLFPGGRLYSQPFYLAGHGFFLAVHCDTGHESASHCFGLFLGNQENEKDPKSFTVEYKFAVRARPSGEFVNKYGGTYAFTGEKVVGCGNIFPWSSFIHKDSPYFINDVLHLRAELTAKQCVM; from the exons aTGGACTCCTCCGGGCTCCGACGTTCGTGGAGGTACCCCAAtttgggcggcggcggcggcggcggcggcgactcTCTCTCGACCGTAGATTCCTGGGGATTCGGCCGCTCGAGCGGCGAATCCAATTTGGGGAGCGCCTTCGACGCCGCCGAGTCCGCCAATCGCGTGATCCGGGTCGAGATCGTGGCGGAGCCTCCCGCCGAGAGCCGCCCCGGCAATGGCGGAGGGCTCCGCCGCCACCGGAAGCGCCGGAGCGACGAGGAAG AATTTGATTTGAACAATTCCGAGCCTGAATCAGAGGAAGAATACGAGGCTTACGAAGAAAACTATGACGACAAGGAGGCTGTAGCTCTGATTGGAGTATCACCACCAG GTGATGATTCATCTTGGAGAACAGAATGTTCTCAGGTTTTGAGAGTAAAGTCTATATATATCTGCTCCGCTATATTTGCTGCCGAAAGCCCCTTTTTCGACAAG CTTTTCTCGAATGGCATGAAAGAATCTGAGCAGCAACATGTCACCCTAAAAATCAATGCTTCTG AGGAAGCTGCTGTTATGGAGCTCTTGAGATTTATGTGTAATGGGAATTTGTCTACAACCTCACCGTCTCTCTTGCTGGATGTGTTGGTGGCTGCTGATAAATTCCAGGTTGTTTCTTGCATGAGGCATTGCAGCTGGTTACTTGCTAACTTGCCTATGACTGCCGACCTAGCATTTTTCTATCTCAATCTGCCTTGTAGTGTTTCCATGCCTGACGCGGTCCTGCCATTAACCAATGCGGCAACGGACTTCCTCGCAACAGAATTTAAGGATCTGACCAA GCACCAAAATGTGGTGATGGACTTTCCTCTCTCTGTGATTGAAGCTATCCTCTCCCGCAACGATCTCAAAGAGACCTCGGAGGATGAGGTCTACAACTTTGCTCTAAAGTGGGCACGCGCTCGGTACCCTGAGCCGGAAGAAAGGCGTGAGATTCTGAATTCTCGACTGCTCCCTCTTATACGCTTCTCTCGGATGAGCTGCAGCAAGCTCAGGACGGTCCTTGAATGCAGCGAGTTCGACAGTAAACTCGCTCGAAAATTCGTGCTGGAAGCACTTCTTTTTAAAGCTGAGAAACCTCATCATCAGAAAGCACTTCTCCAAGGCGAGTCGACTTCCCAGATGTTCGCCGAGCGGGATTACCACTACCATCCGGTGAAGGTGGTCGAGTTCGACCAGCCCTTCCCACAGTCCGTTGCTTTCCTCGATTTGAAGAGAGAGGAATGTGCCAAATTGTTTCCCGGGGGCCGGTTATATTCCCAGCCATTCTATCTCGCCGGCCATGGCTTCTTCCTCGCGGTCCACTGTGACACAGGTCATGAAAGCGCCAGCCACTGCTTTGGGCTTTTCTTGGGGAATCAAGAGAATGAGAAAGACCCCAAAAGCTTTACGGTGGAGTACAAATTCGCTGTGAGGGCGAGACCGTCGGGAGAGTTTGTGAATAAGTATGGGGGTACATACGCTTTTACTGGGGAGAAGGTGGTTGGGTGTGGGAACATCTTCCCGTGGAGTTCGTTCATCCATAAAGATAGCCCGTATTTCATTAATGATGTGTTGCATTTGAGAGCTGAATTAACTGCAAAGCAATGTGTCATGTAA
- the LOC109710864 gene encoding uncharacterized protein At5g41620-like: protein MEGGEKGVAIDEGGVVGDDDGVGAKGEEEFLGLKLRRGIAAGRRRAGPCTPVPTWKLEDSAGPPPHAEAAAAAAVAAAPRRSSVSARKLGANLWEIHDVLPEAPGMRRRSHRIRRHHRERGAGAGEGLDDDRPDHSPLNPIDRPQSCGSLRRYIASSLIQHHKVNERNSRALQPISPASYSSSMGVAAINQAITPSSSLDLHRRPEGAYSLKTSTELLKVLNRIWSLEEQHTANVSLVKALKVELQNARARIQELMQEQQSYSQEVDSLMKQLSENKVIQKNKEREKIKSAVESMRDELEDERRLRKRSESLHRKLGRELSEIKSAFLKAVKDLEMERKANQLLGNLCDEFAKGIRNYEDEVRDLKQKTGKDYEYKFDRLILHISEAWLDERMQMQMAESRGDLVERDNSITERLSGEIQAFLQMKCSANSKEYDANLIDRKREINLRRQSLESVHLNGPTSAPQDGEDDDSIASDLHCFELNMGEHEIKSHEQLKGTYGNGVERLDSARKSYFRGKKIEFPENITDQSASSSQMLIGQKEKKESGNRVQNTTSEHGAQIGVRTLKNEINMDRKFEENQCQEGDASITPEQNNVHGASRLSESFDFVEWKARFGEGTSSEDLHNHHPPSSNLEISESSSKLSQGVRENTLKAKLLEARLEGRHARLKALRGSSITRTKQQTKP, encoded by the exons atggagggaGGGGAAAAAGGGGTAGCAATCGATGAGGGGGGCGTGGTGGGGGACGATGATGGTGTCGGGGCAAAGGGGGAGGAGGAGTTTTTAGGGCTCAAGCTGAGGAGGGGGATCGcggcggggaggaggagggcgggGCCGTGCACGCCGGTGCCAACCTGGAAGCTGGAGGACTCCGCCGGGCCCCCGCCGCACGccgaggccgccgccgccgccgccgtcgccgccgcgccGCGGCGGAGCTCCGTCTCGGCGCGGAAGCTCGGGGCCAACCTGTGGGAGATCCACGACGTGCTCCCGGAGGCGCCCGGGATGCGGCGGCGGAGCCACCGGATCCGCCGCCATCACCGCGAGCGCGGCGCTGGCGCCGGCGAGGGACTCGACGACGATCGCCCCGACCACTCGCCGCTTAACCCCATCGATAGG CCGCAGAGTTGTGGTAGTCTGAGGAGATATATTGCGTCATCATTGATCCAACATCACAAGGTGAATGAAAGGAATAGTCGAGCCCTGCAACCTATATCTCCTGCAAGTTATAGTAGCTCAATGGGG GTTGCTGCTATTAATCAAGCGATAACTCCTAGTAGTTCTTTGGATCTCCACAGAAGGCCCGAGGGGGCATATAGTCTTAAAACATCGACGGAATTGCTGAAAGTTTTGAATCGAATTTGGAGCTTGGAAGAACAGCACACGGCCAATGTATCGTTGGTTAAAGCATTGAAAGTAGAATTGCAAAACGCACGTGCCCGTATTCAAGAGCTTATGCAAGAACAACAGAGCTACAGCCAAGAAGTGGATTCATTAATGAAGCAACTTTCAGAAAATAAAGTGATTCAGAAAAACAAAGAGcgagaaaaaattaaatcagCAGTGGAGTCGATGCGAGATGAGCTTGAGGACGAGAGGCGGTTGAGAAAGCGTTCTGAGAGCCTTCATAGAAAACTAGGCAGAGAGTTGTCCGAAATAAAATCAGCATTCCTAAAGGCCGTGAAAGATTtggaaatggagagaaaagcAAATCAACTACTTGGAAACCTTTGTGATGAGTTTGCGAAGGGAATCAGAAATTACGAAGACGAAGTGAGGGATTTGAAGCAGAAGACTGGAAAGGATtatgaatataaatttgatagatTAATTCTTCATATTTCTGAAGCATGGCTAGATGAGCGAATGCAGATGCAAATGGCTGAATCAAGGGGAGATTTGGTTGAAAGAGATAACTCGATCACGGAGAGATTAAGTGGTGAAATCCAAGCTTTTCTTCAAATGAAGTGTTCAGCTAATTCTAAGGAATATGATGCGAATCTGATCgacagaaaaagagagattaaCTTGCGGCGCCAATCTCTCGAGTCTGTCCATTTGAATGGGCCTACGAGTGCGCCGCAGGATGGTGAAGATGACGATTCTATCGCGAGTGATTTGCACTGTTTCGAACTTAACATGGGCGAACATGAAATCAAGAGCCATGAACAGCTAAAAGGAACTTATGGCAACGGCGTAGAAAGGTTGGATTCGGCAAGGAAATCTTACTTCCGAGGGAAAAAGATAGAGTTTCCTGAAAACATCACAGATCAAAGTGCATCTAGCTCGCAAATGCTTATTGggcaaaaagagaagaaagagtcAGGCAACAGAGTACAGAATACTACCTCAGAACATGGTGCTCAGATCGGAGTCAGAACACTCAAGAATGAGATTAATATGGACCGTAAGTTTGAAGAAAATCAGTGTCAGGAAGGTGACGCGAGCATAACACCAGAGCAGAACAATGTTCATGGAGCGAGCCGCCTAAGtgaaagttttgattttgtagAATGGAAGGCTAGATTCGGCGAAGGAACCAGTTCAGAAGATTTGCACAACCACCACCCTCCGTCGTCCAATCTCGAGATATCCGAATCCTCATCGAAACTATCGCAGGGCGTGAGAGAGAACACTTTGAAGGCAAAATTACTTGAAGCAAGGTTAGAGGGGCGGCACGCCCGTTTGAAAGCTTTGAGAGGCTCTTCAATTACCCGAACGAAGCAACAAACAAAGCCATAA
- the LOC109709920 gene encoding plastid division protein PDV1 produces the protein MRWEMEEVEAVLERIWDLHDKISDAIHAISRAHFLKSIKALGKSGACEKAGIHPSSSAAEGIGDDTGRGGGDGKSGFVFVKDFGAAAAEMDGDAAMAEARSLHAIRAALENLEDQLEFFHTVQSQQRAEREAAITRLEQSRIILAMRLADHQGKKYKVIEEALAFVGNVRNAGNFVSPEDLYEIQRTQPGENEENHKGQNLSVLMRMLFSGLALARSSFRIERIGGVLGNAAVFAVSMLALLQLQQVAFRSDPSTAKAESFYRKRDNKNNTHLASSPQSSEVKHLDVLLARG, from the exons ATGAGATGGGAgatggaggaggtggaggcggtGCTGGAGAGGATCTGGGATCTGCACGACAAGATCAGCGACGCAATCCACGCGATCTCCCGCGCCCACTTCCTCAAATCCATCAAGGCCCTCGGCAAATCCGGCGCCTGTGAGAAGGCCGGGATCCAcccgtcgtcgtcggcggcggaggggatTGGGGACGACACCGGCCGCGGTGGCGGTGACGGGAAGAGTGGCTTCGTCTTCGTGAAGGATTttggggcggcggcggcggagatggaCGGGGACGCGGCCATGGCCGAGGCGCGGAGCCTCCACGCCATTCGCGCCGCGCTCGAGAACCTCGAGGACCAGCTCGAGTTCTTTCAC ACTGTTCAATCACAACAGCGAGCTGAAAGAGAAGCTGCAATAACAAGACTAGAGCAAAGCCGCATAATCCTTGCGATGAGGTTGGCCGACCATCAAGGGAAAAAATACAAAGTCATTGAAGAGGCTTTAGCTTTTGTCGGTAATGTGCGTAATGCTGGCAACTTTGTCTCTCCAGAAGATTTATACGAAATTCAAAGGACTCAACCAGGTGAGAATGAGGAAAATCATAAGGGACAAAATTTAAGTGTCTTAATGCGGATGCTGTTCTCCGGTTTGGCTTTAGCGAGAAGCTCTTTTAGAATAGAGAGGATTGGCGGTGTATTGGGGAACGCGGCTGTGTTTGCTGTAAGCATGCTTGCTTTGCTTCAGCTGCAACAAGTGGCTTTTAGAAGTGACCCTTCAACAGCGAAAGCCGAGAGCTTCTATAGGAAGAGAGATAACAAGAATAACACTCACCTGGCCAGTTCTCCACAGAGTAGTGAGGTAAAGCATCTTGATGTGTTGTTAGCTAGGGGTTAG